The genomic stretch ATCGCCTACCAGACCCGCGACGTGCTGGACGCGATGCAGGCCGACGCCGATACTCGCCTGCAATCGCTGCGGGTGGACGGCGGCGCGGTCGCCAACAACTTCCTGATGCAGTTCCAGTCCGACATTCTGGGCACCCGCGTCGAGCGTCCGCAGGTGCGTGAATCCACCGCGCTGGGGGCGGCATTCCTCGCCGGTCTGGCGACGGGTTTCTGGAATGATCTGGACGAAGTGAAGAGCAAGACCGCCATCGAGCGGGAGTTCCGTCCCAGCATCGAAACCGTGGAACGCAACTTCCGTTACCGCGGCTGGCAAAAAGCGGTGGAACGCGCCCGCGCGTGGGAAGAACACGACGAGTAAAATCATCGCTATCCTTGATCGGGCGCGGCTATCGCGCCCTTTTTCCTTCCACCTCGCCCCTCGTCCGTCATCACGCCTGTGCTACCATAATGCCCCGACAATTCCTTTATTCCCCGTTCAAGACAGGTACCCATGAAACGTGAATTAGCCATCGAATTCTCCCGCGTTACCGAAGCAGCCGCGCTGGCCGGTTACAAATGGCTGGGCCGTGGCGATAAGAACGCCGCCGACAACGCTGCGGTGCAGGCGATGCGTATCATGCTCAATCAGGTCGACATCAACGGTCGAATCGTCATCGGCGAAGGCGAAATCGATGAAGCGCCGATGCTCTACATCGGCGAGCAGGTGGGCACCGGGCACGGCGACGCGGTAGACATCGCCGTCGATCCGATCGAAGGCACCCGCATGACGGCGATGGGGCAGGCTAACGCGCTGGCGGTGCTGGCGGTGGGTGAACAGGGGGCATTCCTGCACGCGCCCGACATGTACATGGAAAAACTGATTGTCGGCCCGCAGGCCAAAGGCGCTATCGACCTTGACCGTCCGCTGGAAGACAACCTGAAACGGGTTGCAGAACGATTGGGCAAGCCGCTCGGCGAGCTCACCGTGATCACACTGGCCAAACCGCGCCACGATCGGGTGATCGCCGACATGCAGCGGCTGGGCGTAAAAGTGTTCGCCATTCCTGATGGCGACGTGGCCGCCTCTATTCTGACCTGCATGCCGGAAAGCGAGGTCGACGTGCTCTACGGCATCGGCGGCGCGCCGGAAGGCGTGATCTCGGCGGCAGTGATCCGCGCGCTAGACGGCGACATGCAGGGGCGTCTGCTGGCCCGTCACCAGGTGAAGGAAGACAATGCGGAAAACCGTCGGCTGGGCGAGCAGGAACTGGCGCGCTGCCGTGAAATGGGCATCGAAGCCGGCAAGGTACTGATGCTGGGCGACATGGCGCGCAACGACAACGTGATATTTTCCGCCACCGGCATCACCAAGGGCGATCTGCTCGACGGCATTTCCCGCCGCGGCAACATCGCCACCACCGAAACCCTGCTGATCCGCGGCAAGTCGCGCACCATCCGCCGCATCAGTTCTACCCATTATCTGGACCGCAAAGATCAGGCGCTGCACGCCTTTTTGCTGTAGTCGCGACAAGGCACGAATTGTTTCACTGTTGTTAACAGATCGCGTATCGTAAGGTCTGGCTGCGCGCAGCCCTGTGACACCCGAGAGATCAAAACAGGAGCATAGAACCATGGCAGAGTGGGTGACCGGCAAGGTTATTCAGGTTGAACACTGGACGGAAAACTTATTCAGTCTGCGGCTGGAAGCGCCGGTGGCGCCGTTTACCGCCGGGCAGTTCGCCAAGCTGGCGCTGGAACTGGACGGCGAGCGAGTGCAACGCGCCTATTCCTACGTCAACGCTCCCAGCGACAATCTGCTGGAGTTTTACTTGGTCAACGTGCCGGACGGCAAGCTCAGCCCGCATCTGCACCGTTGCCAGCCGGGCGACGAGGTGCTGGTGACGCAGGAAGCCGCCGGCTTCTTCGTGCTCGACGAGATTCCGGACTGCGACACGCTGTGGATGCTGGCGACCGGCACCGCCATCGGCCCGTATCTGTCGATTCTGCAGGAAGGGCGCGACCTGGAACGGTTCAAACATATCGTGCTGGTGCACGCCGCCCGTTTCGCCCGCGATCTCAGCTACCTGCCGCTGATGCAACAGCTGGAACAGCGCTATGACGGCAAGCTGCGCATCCAGACCGTGGTCAGCCGCGAGGAACAGCCCGGCACGCTCACCGGCCGCGTGCCGGCGCTGATTGAAAGCGGTGCGCTGGAGGCGGCGGTCGGCCTGCCGATGGACGCGGCGACCAGCCACGTGATGCTGTGCGGCAACCCGCAGATGGTGCGGGATACCCAGCAGTTGCTCAAAGACACGCGGCAGATGAGCAAACACCTGCGCCGTCGTCCCGGCCATATGACCAGCGAGCACTACTGGTAACGACGAGCGAGATTCAGGAAGCGCGGAGCCGCAACGGCTCCGCCGCCGGTCCGAAACGATTTGCGCCAGCCGTACCGACAAACGCGCCGCAATCCAGCAGCATCATCACGGCAATCAACACAGGCAGGAAACTCCCCACCCCCCACTGACCGAGCGGCGGCAGCATCGACCAGTTGCCGTTGCCCAGCATCCAGGCCACCACCAGTAATAACGCCCACCAGCCGCTTTTGTTGCGGTCATGCAGCCGTTTGACCAGTATCGCCGCCAGCGGCCACATCAACACCACCAGCACGAACGCCGCTTTCTGGGTTTCCAGCCAGCCGGTACCGGCCAGCATGAACAACCCCACCATTAGCGCCAGCACAATCACCATCCCTAACCAGAAATCCCGGCGGCCAACACGGCCGCGAAACGAAAAACACCATTGTTGTATCGTCATCACTTTCCATCCCCGAATGCGGTTCTACGGACGTGAGTTTACCTTAAGTCAGGCCGGGTTTTTTATCGCACGTTTTGACAATTGAGTCCGAATCCCGTTTTAATCACACAGCATGCCAACGGTACGTGACGATACTGATAAATTGATGATGAAAAATGCCCTGTTGATTGTTTGTTGCCTGTCTGCTGGCCTACTCTGCACCCCGTTTGCCAGGAGTGACGGTCTGTTCCAGCAAAAACCCCCGACCGCCGCGCCTTATCTGCTGTCAGGCTCTCCCACGTTCGACATGACCATCGTACAGTTTCGCACCCGTTATAACCTGAGCAACCCGTCGTTGCCGATTAGAGAATACCGGGTGGTCGATACCGGCGATGACTCGCCCAATCTGACGCGCGCCGCCAGCCGCATCAACGATCGTCTGTATTCTTCCACCGCGCTGGAAAAAGGCACCGGCAAGATCAAAACCATGCAGATTACCTGGCTGCCCAAACCGAAAGATACCGACCAGAGTGGTCGACGCAAACAGGCTATCGGCTACATGGCGGCGCTGGTGCGCACCTTTATGCCGTCGTTGACCACCGAGCAAAGCCTGAAAAAGATCGAAACGTTGCTGGAAAAAGGCAAAGGGCAGCGCTTTTACCAGCAAACGGAAGGAGCATTGCGCTACGTCGTGGCGGATCATGGCGAAAAAGGGCTAACTTTCGCTGTTGAACCGATTAAGCTGGCGCTATCTGATTCGTGATCACATCGAGAATTAGGCACGAAAAACAGAGCCACCGTGCCATTTCGACTCTATACTATCGTCAGTTTTGTATCATCGTCAGATTGGCTGCCTGACGCAGCCATGTATTGATTAACTGGCAATTCGCCTGGAGGAAACAAGATGCGACACCCCTTAGTCATGGGCAACTGGAAGCTGAACGGCAGCACCAGCATGGTTCACGAACTGATCGCCGGCCTGCGCAATGAACTGAGCGCCGTAACGGGTTGCGGCGTAGCCATCGCGCCGCCGGCTATTTATCTGGATCAGGCTAAACACCTGCTGGCAGGCAGCCGTATCGCACTGGGCGCCCAGAACGTGGACGTCAACCTTGCCGGCGCCTTCACCGGTGAAACCTCCGCCGCCA from Dickeya fangzhongdai encodes the following:
- the glpX gene encoding class II fructose-bisphosphatase, which encodes MKRELAIEFSRVTEAAALAGYKWLGRGDKNAADNAAVQAMRIMLNQVDINGRIVIGEGEIDEAPMLYIGEQVGTGHGDAVDIAVDPIEGTRMTAMGQANALAVLAVGEQGAFLHAPDMYMEKLIVGPQAKGAIDLDRPLEDNLKRVAERLGKPLGELTVITLAKPRHDRVIADMQRLGVKVFAIPDGDVAASILTCMPESEVDVLYGIGGAPEGVISAAVIRALDGDMQGRLLARHQVKEDNAENRRLGEQELARCREMGIEAGKVLMLGDMARNDNVIFSATGITKGDLLDGISRRGNIATTETLLIRGKSRTIRRISSTHYLDRKDQALHAFLL
- the fpr gene encoding ferredoxin--NADP(+) reductase codes for the protein MAEWVTGKVIQVEHWTENLFSLRLEAPVAPFTAGQFAKLALELDGERVQRAYSYVNAPSDNLLEFYLVNVPDGKLSPHLHRCQPGDEVLVTQEAAGFFVLDEIPDCDTLWMLATGTAIGPYLSILQEGRDLERFKHIVLVHAARFARDLSYLPLMQQLEQRYDGKLRIQTVVSREEQPGTLTGRVPALIESGALEAAVGLPMDAATSHVMLCGNPQMVRDTQQLLKDTRQMSKHLRRRPGHMTSEHYW
- a CDS encoding DUF805 domain-containing protein, yielding MTIQQWCFSFRGRVGRRDFWLGMVIVLALMVGLFMLAGTGWLETQKAAFVLVVLMWPLAAILVKRLHDRNKSGWWALLLVVAWMLGNGNWSMLPPLGQWGVGSFLPVLIAVMMLLDCGAFVGTAGANRFGPAAEPLRLRAS
- a CDS encoding DUF1454 family protein codes for the protein MKNALLIVCCLSAGLLCTPFARSDGLFQQKPPTAAPYLLSGSPTFDMTIVQFRTRYNLSNPSLPIREYRVVDTGDDSPNLTRAASRINDRLYSSTALEKGTGKIKTMQITWLPKPKDTDQSGRRKQAIGYMAALVRTFMPSLTTEQSLKKIETLLEKGKGQRFYQQTEGALRYVVADHGEKGLTFAVEPIKLALSDS